One region of Demequina sp. TMPB413 genomic DNA includes:
- a CDS encoding response regulator transcription factor encodes MTQQRARILVVDDEPDLRDLLATSLTFAGYETVAVASGRAALDHLLHTTADLVVMDVMMPAMDGFTTVRKLRARGDDVPVLFLTARDAQEDALTGFTVGADDYVTKPFSLAEVAARIEAILRRARPTVDDTSVLSVGDLVLDEDAHEATRAGTPLDLTPTEFALLRYLMAHRGTVLSKARILEEVWGYGGNSDGAIVETYVSYLRRKVDTPFDVPLLHTKRGVGYVLKAPS; translated from the coding sequence ATGACCCAGCAGCGCGCTCGCATCCTGGTGGTCGACGACGAGCCAGACCTGCGCGACCTCCTTGCCACGTCGCTGACCTTCGCGGGGTACGAGACCGTGGCCGTCGCGTCGGGAAGAGCTGCCCTCGATCACCTCCTGCATACCACCGCAGACTTGGTCGTCATGGACGTGATGATGCCCGCGATGGACGGCTTCACCACGGTGCGAAAACTGCGAGCCAGGGGCGACGATGTCCCTGTCCTGTTCCTCACGGCGCGCGACGCGCAAGAAGATGCCCTCACAGGCTTCACTGTCGGCGCCGACGACTATGTCACCAAGCCCTTTTCGCTCGCCGAGGTCGCGGCAAGGATCGAGGCGATCTTGCGCCGCGCACGGCCAACCGTCGACGATACGTCGGTGCTGAGCGTCGGCGATCTTGTCCTCGACGAGGACGCACACGAGGCGACAAGAGCTGGCACTCCGCTCGATCTCACGCCCACCGAGTTCGCGCTGCTGCGGTACCTCATGGCACACCGCGGGACGGTCCTCAGCAAGGCTCGGATTCTGGAGGAGGTATGGGGCTACGGAGGGAACTCTGACGGCGCGATCGTCGAAACCTATGTGTCGTACTTGCGCCGCAAGGTTGACACCCCTTTCGACGTGCCTCTGTTACATACCAAGCGCGGCGTCGGCTACGTGTTGAAGGCCCCTTCATGA